A genomic region of Mesorhizobium sp. NZP2077 contains the following coding sequences:
- a CDS encoding acetoacetate--CoA ligase: MAAEVPLWTPTQDQIDASPLTAFMQAASAKTGAPFSSYADLHRWSVEDREGFWNLVWDFSGIVGDKGERVLVDGDRMPGASFFPDASLNFAENLLKKTGAGEAIVFRGEDKVERRLSWNELHGLVSRLQQLLLSLKVKKGDRIAAMIPNMPETVAAMLAAASIGAVWSSCSPDFGEQGVLDRFGQIEPVVFIAPDGYWYNGKAIEVADKVAAVAAKLGSVGKVLLVDYLGTSADVAATIDKAVAMEEALAPFAVKPVTFERLPFSHPLYILFSSGTTGIPKCIVHSAGGTLIQHVKEHRLHAGLIDGDRFFYFTTCGWMMWNWLVSGLASGATLLLYDGSPFFPDGNVLFDFADAEKMTFFGTSAKFIDSVRKAGLKPIRSHDLSTVRSISSTGSPLSPEDFRFVYDGIKKDVHLASVSGGTDIVSCFVLGVPTQPVWTGEIQGPGLGLAVDVWDDDGKPIRQEKGELVCTKAFPSMPIGFWNDPEGKKYQAAYFERFDNVWCHGDFAEWTDHGGMIIHGRSDATLNPGGVRIGTAEIYNQVEQMPEILEALCIGQDFDNDVRVVLFVRLAAGVQLDEDLEKRIRTKIRTGASPRHVPAKIVAVTDIPRTKSGKITELAVRDVVHGRAIKNKEALANPEALELFRNLPHLAD, encoded by the coding sequence ATGGCTGCCGAAGTACCGCTCTGGACCCCGACGCAAGACCAGATTGACGCTTCGCCATTGACCGCTTTCATGCAAGCGGCATCAGCCAAAACCGGCGCGCCCTTCTCCTCTTATGCCGACCTTCACCGCTGGTCGGTCGAGGACCGCGAGGGGTTCTGGAACCTGGTCTGGGACTTTTCCGGCATCGTCGGCGACAAGGGCGAGCGCGTGCTCGTCGACGGCGACAGGATGCCCGGCGCCTCGTTCTTCCCCGACGCGTCGCTGAATTTCGCAGAGAACCTGCTGAAGAAGACAGGCGCGGGCGAGGCCATCGTCTTTCGCGGCGAGGACAAGGTCGAGCGGCGGCTGTCGTGGAATGAGCTGCATGGCCTGGTCTCGCGCCTGCAGCAGCTTCTGCTGTCGCTCAAGGTGAAGAAGGGCGACCGCATTGCGGCGATGATACCCAACATGCCGGAAACCGTTGCCGCCATGCTGGCCGCCGCCTCGATCGGCGCTGTCTGGTCGTCCTGCTCTCCTGACTTTGGCGAACAGGGCGTGCTCGACCGCTTCGGCCAGATCGAACCTGTCGTCTTCATCGCGCCTGACGGCTACTGGTACAATGGCAAGGCAATCGAGGTCGCCGACAAGGTTGCGGCGGTCGCGGCCAAGCTCGGCAGTGTCGGCAAGGTCCTGCTCGTCGACTATCTAGGCACCTCGGCTGACGTGGCCGCAACCATCGACAAGGCGGTGGCGATGGAAGAGGCGCTGGCGCCCTTCGCCGTCAAGCCTGTAACCTTCGAGCGGCTGCCGTTTTCGCATCCGCTCTACATCCTGTTCTCATCGGGAACGACCGGCATTCCCAAGTGCATCGTCCATTCGGCCGGCGGCACGCTGATCCAGCATGTCAAGGAACACCGGCTGCATGCCGGGCTGATCGACGGCGACCGCTTCTTCTATTTCACCACCTGCGGCTGGATGATGTGGAACTGGCTGGTGTCGGGCCTCGCCTCCGGCGCGACGCTACTGCTTTACGATGGCTCGCCCTTCTTTCCCGACGGCAATGTGCTGTTCGATTTTGCCGATGCCGAGAAGATGACCTTCTTCGGCACCTCGGCCAAATTCATCGATTCCGTGCGCAAGGCCGGCCTCAAGCCGATCCGCTCGCATGATCTGTCCACGGTGCGCAGCATCTCCTCCACCGGGTCGCCACTGTCGCCCGAGGATTTCCGCTTCGTCTATGACGGCATCAAGAAGGATGTGCATCTCGCCTCGGTTTCCGGCGGCACCGACATCGTCTCCTGCTTCGTGCTCGGCGTGCCGACGCAGCCGGTGTGGACCGGCGAGATCCAGGGGCCCGGCCTCGGCCTTGCCGTCGATGTCTGGGACGATGACGGCAAGCCCATCAGGCAGGAGAAGGGCGAACTGGTCTGCACCAAGGCGTTTCCGTCGATGCCGATCGGCTTCTGGAACGACCCCGAGGGCAAGAAGTATCAGGCGGCCTATTTCGAGCGTTTCGACAATGTCTGGTGCCATGGCGACTTCGCCGAATGGACGGATCATGGCGGCATGATCATCCACGGTCGCTCCGATGCCACGCTCAATCCGGGCGGCGTGCGCATCGGCACGGCGGAGATCTACAACCAGGTCGAACAGATGCCGGAAATCCTGGAGGCGCTGTGCATCGGCCAGGATTTCGACAATGACGTGCGCGTCGTGCTGTTCGTGCGGCTGGCCGCCGGCGTGCAACTCGACGAGGATCTGGAAAAGCGCATCCGCACCAAAATCCGCACCGGCGCCAGCCCGCGTCACGTGCCGGCAAAGATCGTCGCCGTCACAGATATTCCGCGCACCAAGTCAGGCAAGATCACCGAGCTTGCGGTGCGCGACGTCGTGCATGGCCGTGCCATCAAGAACAAGGAGGCGCTGGCCAATCCGGAGGCGCTGGAGCTGTTCAGGAACCTGCCGCACCTTGCCGACTAA
- a CDS encoding LysR substrate-binding domain-containing protein has translation MLDLVQLRSFVTVQQMGSFTFAAERLGLGQSTVSQHISKLEAAIGRQLLARDTHKVVLTPDGEALLGHARTMLSIEGQVQALFTAQRLRGTLRLGVSEDLVASRLPLVLEDFVRSHPSVDLELTVALSGVLYQMQDNGELDLVLAKRRLGDSRGRLVYREPLVWLARDPEHVLSLAALPLIAFPPPSVTRSIALEVLEHHGMPWRIVCTCGSLSGLTAAARAGMGVLVQPQSMSPAGLKEISRLPQLEDVEFVLIPSKGADRALVSALSNDILIKARGLR, from the coding sequence ATGCTCGATCTGGTCCAACTTCGCAGCTTCGTCACTGTCCAGCAGATGGGAAGTTTTACCTTCGCGGCCGAGAGGCTGGGGCTCGGACAATCCACCGTCAGCCAGCACATCAGCAAGCTGGAGGCCGCGATTGGCAGGCAGTTGCTGGCCCGCGATACCCACAAGGTGGTGCTGACGCCCGACGGCGAAGCCCTGCTCGGCCATGCCCGGACCATGTTGTCCATAGAGGGGCAAGTCCAGGCCCTGTTCACCGCGCAGCGGCTGCGGGGCACTTTGAGGCTCGGCGTATCCGAGGACCTGGTCGCCAGCCGTCTGCCGCTGGTGCTGGAGGATTTCGTCCGGTCTCACCCATCCGTTGATCTTGAACTGACCGTCGCGCTGAGCGGTGTACTCTACCAGATGCAGGACAATGGTGAGCTCGATCTCGTTCTGGCAAAGCGCCGCCTTGGCGACAGCCGTGGCCGGCTCGTCTATCGCGAGCCGCTTGTCTGGCTCGCCCGCGATCCGGAACACGTCCTGTCGCTGGCGGCCTTGCCGTTGATCGCCTTTCCGCCGCCGAGCGTCACGCGCAGCATTGCGCTGGAAGTGCTCGAACATCATGGCATGCCGTGGCGTATCGTCTGCACCTGCGGCAGCCTGAGCGGACTGACGGCCGCCGCCCGCGCCGGCATGGGGGTTCTGGTGCAACCGCAAAGCATGTCGCCTGCTGGCCTGAAAGAGATCAGCCGCCTGCCGCAGCTGGAGGATGTGGAATTCGTGCTGATCCCCAGCAAAGGAGCGGACCGCGCACTCGTCTCGGCGCTTTCCAACGACATTCTGATCAAGGCGAGAGGTCTGCGCTGA
- a CDS encoding phasin gives MSRTKTAETIENVEFPSFDASKATDQMRAFAEKGVEQSKEAYAKLKTGAEETQKALETTYETAKTVSSDLSLKTIAALRANAEAGFSHLEALIGAKSLSEVVELQTSFLRKRIESTVEQAKDFQAVASKAAEDVSKPIKTAFEKAVKDIKAA, from the coding sequence ATGTCCAGGACCAAGACCGCCGAGACCATTGAAAACGTTGAATTCCCGAGCTTCGACGCTTCCAAGGCCACCGACCAGATGCGCGCTTTCGCCGAAAAGGGCGTTGAGCAGTCGAAAGAGGCCTACGCCAAGCTGAAGACCGGCGCCGAGGAGACCCAGAAGGCTCTGGAGACGACCTACGAAACCGCCAAGACTGTTTCCAGCGACCTGTCGCTCAAGACCATCGCTGCGCTGCGCGCCAATGCCGAAGCCGGCTTCTCGCATCTCGAAGCCTTGATCGGCGCCAAGTCGCTGTCGGAAGTTGTCGAGCTGCAGACCTCCTTCCTGCGCAAGCGGATCGAGTCGACCGTCGAGCAGGCCAAGGACTTCCAGGCTGTTGCCTCCAAGGCGGCCGAAGACGTCTCCAAGCCAATCAAGACCGCCTTCGAGAAGGCAGTGAAGGACATCAAGGCTGCCTAA
- a CDS encoding GntR family transcriptional regulator, whose amino-acid sequence MSDILAIFRFDNQTILLSNLHGVAYAVSACDSKAHETLPMPPDLNLRISPRTVQRETVDKLRLAIFSGLFQPGSRLIESQLCTQLGISRPSLREALRSLEAERLIEIVPNRGPSVPALSWEVATAIYEVRELLEVEAAGRCALRISPEQLRELEKSLSAFEEAASSNDSLAQVMTAADFYSIILANCGNPILEEVHRGLVARISFFRGRSMSLEGRAQSSLAEMREIFESIAAGDEKAARKASKHHVLKAKAAAKISMDNGI is encoded by the coding sequence TTGTCTGACATTCTTGCAATCTTCAGATTTGACAATCAGACTATCCTGCTGTCAAATTTGCATGGTGTGGCGTATGCTGTTTCAGCTTGCGACTCAAAAGCCCATGAGACGTTGCCGATGCCCCCAGATTTGAATTTGCGAATTTCGCCACGGACAGTGCAACGGGAGACCGTCGACAAGTTACGGCTCGCCATCTTCTCCGGATTGTTTCAGCCGGGAAGCCGCCTCATCGAAAGTCAACTGTGCACACAACTCGGCATCAGCCGCCCATCGCTAAGGGAGGCTTTGCGCAGTCTTGAGGCCGAGCGCCTGATCGAGATCGTACCCAACCGCGGGCCGTCGGTACCGGCACTTTCATGGGAGGTGGCCACCGCCATCTACGAAGTTCGCGAGCTGCTGGAAGTCGAGGCGGCGGGACGATGCGCGCTGAGGATTTCGCCGGAACAGTTGCGTGAACTCGAGAAATCGCTTTCCGCATTCGAAGAGGCGGCATCCAGCAATGACAGCTTGGCGCAGGTCATGACCGCCGCGGACTTCTATTCGATCATACTCGCCAATTGCGGGAACCCGATCCTGGAGGAAGTCCATCGCGGCCTGGTGGCCAGGATAAGCTTCTTTCGAGGACGATCGATGTCCTTGGAAGGCAGGGCACAAAGCAGCCTGGCGGAGATGAGGGAGATATTCGAATCCATCGCCGCCGGTGACGAGAAAGCCGCCCGCAAAGCCTCGAAGCACCACGTCTTGAAGGCGAAAGCGGCAGCCAAGATTTCCATGGACAACGGGATTTGA
- a CDS encoding PAS domain S-box protein produces the protein MPSEYSFLDVAVLDAVRQRFAAGDAIAILSVDLEQVIWANGPGAAVFGYPDIEAIIGASAQLPLIARRQIMATSGFPEIGNDRGITVRLATGMTSRTIGFQASAVTLPDGEKAIMLAVPAAQTGSRSAAEIASRAISGFTEDGHFIAFIDAGGNVEAASEGFSALGIQPATLAALVADVAAEDERIVKRLVPGGNTSYPAGLARLTPERHLLVVIDEDQLEDNGSAAETSVDEPPTATESSINEIGGAATAAESAAAASEPHQDNQPTADVSHTEAIEPTPATAEPATAEPAIAEIEQPAPSKPVAEDKPEQATQEIAEPTGPPSVAADNDQPATGGTPAQHDHWYFNAGEDDARPAPATPEPENVAEAIGAEASVDSAKPDDATSPAATIATPARTIDRSAAPLRFVWRTDGEGKFSALSPEFADIVGKPAADVMGRRFRDVAAAFGLDASGEIAGLLERRDTWSGRSVLWPVVGTDLKIPVDLAALPVYGRSRAFEGFRGFGVARPSDAVVDPEAIGMALVPNGEAPVAASVLEAVEAPAEAPKAEEPNAADPFRGEVPALTIVPKQERRFADKVIRLAEHRQPANDKGLSTLERSAFREIGERLKKDSAPAEPAETDKPGTESPTQPAIETPAAPAAETAAEAPAAKTETPIESAGEAASTPDAAPHHGPTEVGEIPVAAPENDAVLAEPSGTEVDREHEADLVRLDGAHPDGVVHKEHADAPSGATGSLLSYADHNDEPSPIADNDEPTASEPIATEPESAEPAAIEEEPAVAGAGHVAADDDSMTSADFRDAEDNEDWTDGAEDAAVDDQAVEHAGPSTISEGQAITPATATVRAQVAAEIQRPRLQVPPLKTEGFVPSAFSIGDESKAPDTSLLGKLPVPLLIHSGDQLHYANEEFLDLTGYDTLEDLEDSGGLGALFADPYADEGTSDGSDRALRLKTRDGQEFPIDAILRSVPWRDGKALMLVVRRSGEDEAPAALHLVGEEPTQPDISELKARIAEMRTIIDTATDGVVLIGCDGTIRSISRPAEALFGFDSDEVTGKPFASLFAIESQRAARDYLTGLSEPGVASVMNDGREVIGREAQGRFIPLFMTIGRLPNDSGFCAVVRDITQWKRAEEDLTQARAVAERASSQKTDFLARISHEIRTPLNAIIGFSELMVDEKFGPVANDRYRDYLRDINRSGNHVLDLVNDLLDISKIEAGQQEMAYEAVSLNDTLAETVAMMQPQANRERVIIRSSFASRLPEVVADLRSVRQIALNILSNAIRYTQAGGQVIVSTAYETSGDVVMRVRDTGIGMSQAEIEQALKPFKQINALKRGRGDGTGLGLPLTKAMVEANRARFTINSTPGEGTLVEVAFPSTRVLAE, from the coding sequence ATGCCGTCCGAATATTCCTTCCTCGACGTCGCCGTGCTCGACGCGGTCCGCCAGCGCTTTGCCGCCGGCGACGCGATCGCGATCCTGTCGGTGGACCTGGAGCAGGTGATCTGGGCCAATGGGCCGGGCGCCGCTGTGTTCGGCTACCCCGACATCGAAGCGATCATCGGCGCCTCCGCACAGCTGCCGCTGATCGCTCGCCGCCAGATCATGGCGACCAGCGGTTTTCCCGAAATCGGCAATGATCGTGGCATTACCGTCAGGTTGGCGACCGGCATGACCAGCCGGACCATCGGCTTCCAGGCAAGTGCCGTGACCCTGCCCGACGGCGAGAAGGCGATCATGCTGGCGGTGCCTGCAGCCCAGACAGGCTCGCGCAGCGCTGCCGAAATCGCCAGCCGGGCGATCAGCGGCTTCACCGAAGACGGCCATTTCATCGCCTTCATCGATGCCGGGGGCAATGTCGAGGCCGCCTCGGAGGGATTTTCTGCGCTCGGCATCCAGCCCGCAACACTGGCCGCCCTGGTGGCCGATGTCGCTGCCGAGGACGAGCGCATCGTCAAGCGCTTGGTTCCGGGCGGCAACACCTCCTATCCGGCCGGCCTCGCGCGGCTGACCCCGGAGCGACATCTGCTGGTGGTGATCGACGAGGATCAGCTCGAGGACAACGGTTCTGCTGCAGAGACCTCGGTGGACGAGCCCCCCACAGCAACGGAAAGCTCCATCAACGAGATTGGCGGCGCTGCAACGGCAGCAGAAAGCGCAGCCGCAGCATCCGAGCCTCACCAAGACAACCAGCCGACGGCGGATGTTTCGCACACAGAAGCGATAGAGCCGACCCCCGCCACTGCCGAGCCAGCCACTGCCGAGCCAGCCATTGCTGAGATTGAGCAGCCTGCCCCTTCCAAGCCTGTGGCTGAAGATAAGCCGGAACAGGCAACGCAAGAGATTGCGGAGCCGACCGGGCCGCCATCGGTTGCTGCCGACAACGATCAGCCGGCGACGGGAGGCACGCCGGCACAACACGATCATTGGTACTTCAATGCCGGCGAGGATGACGCGCGACCGGCGCCTGCCACACCGGAACCGGAAAACGTGGCCGAGGCGATTGGCGCCGAGGCTTCGGTGGACAGCGCGAAGCCGGACGACGCCACCTCCCCGGCTGCAACGATTGCAACCCCAGCCCGGACGATTGACCGCTCGGCGGCACCGCTGCGCTTCGTCTGGCGCACCGACGGCGAGGGCAAGTTCAGCGCGCTGTCGCCGGAATTCGCCGATATCGTCGGCAAGCCGGCCGCCGATGTGATGGGCCGGCGCTTCAGGGACGTCGCTGCGGCCTTCGGCCTTGATGCGTCCGGCGAGATCGCCGGCCTGCTGGAGCGGCGCGACACCTGGTCCGGCCGCTCCGTGCTGTGGCCTGTCGTCGGCACCGACCTGAAGATCCCCGTCGACCTCGCGGCCTTGCCTGTCTATGGCCGCAGCCGTGCCTTCGAAGGTTTTCGCGGCTTCGGCGTTGCCCGCCCCAGTGACGCCGTCGTCGATCCGGAAGCGATCGGCATGGCTCTGGTGCCCAACGGCGAGGCGCCAGTGGCGGCGTCCGTACTGGAAGCCGTCGAAGCTCCCGCTGAAGCGCCGAAGGCCGAGGAACCAAACGCGGCGGACCCGTTCAGGGGCGAGGTGCCGGCGCTGACCATCGTGCCGAAACAAGAGCGGCGCTTTGCCGACAAGGTCATCCGCCTGGCCGAACATCGGCAGCCGGCCAATGACAAGGGACTGTCAACGCTGGAACGCAGCGCCTTTCGTGAGATCGGCGAGCGGCTGAAGAAGGACAGTGCGCCGGCCGAGCCGGCGGAAACCGACAAGCCCGGCACCGAAAGCCCGACGCAACCGGCGATCGAGACACCGGCCGCGCCAGCGGCGGAAACAGCAGCGGAGGCTCCGGCCGCCAAGACCGAAACGCCAATCGAATCCGCTGGCGAGGCTGCCTCGACGCCTGACGCTGCCCCGCACCATGGGCCGACAGAGGTCGGCGAAATCCCGGTGGCGGCGCCAGAGAACGACGCGGTGCTGGCCGAACCGTCCGGGACCGAAGTCGATAGAGAGCACGAGGCGGATCTCGTAAGGCTTGATGGCGCCCATCCGGACGGCGTGGTTCACAAGGAGCATGCCGACGCGCCGTCCGGTGCGACAGGCTCGCTGCTCAGCTACGCCGACCACAACGATGAGCCGAGCCCCATCGCGGACAATGACGAGCCTACGGCCTCTGAGCCGATCGCCACGGAACCGGAAAGTGCCGAGCCCGCCGCGATTGAGGAGGAACCGGCCGTTGCGGGCGCCGGGCATGTCGCAGCCGACGACGACAGCATGACGTCGGCCGATTTTCGCGATGCCGAGGACAATGAGGATTGGACCGACGGCGCTGAAGATGCCGCGGTTGATGATCAGGCCGTAGAGCATGCCGGGCCATCGACAATCTCCGAAGGCCAAGCCATTACGCCAGCCACCGCGACTGTCCGTGCACAAGTTGCAGCCGAGATCCAGCGTCCCCGCCTGCAGGTACCGCCGCTCAAGACCGAGGGGTTCGTACCCTCCGCCTTTTCCATTGGCGATGAAAGCAAGGCCCCCGATACCTCGCTGCTCGGCAAGCTGCCGGTGCCGCTGCTCATCCATTCGGGCGACCAGCTGCACTATGCGAACGAGGAGTTCCTCGACCTGACCGGCTACGACACGCTTGAGGATCTCGAGGATTCCGGCGGCCTGGGCGCTCTGTTTGCCGATCCCTACGCCGATGAAGGCACTTCCGACGGCAGCGATCGGGCGCTGCGGCTGAAGACGCGCGATGGTCAGGAATTCCCGATCGACGCCATCCTGCGCTCGGTCCCCTGGCGCGACGGCAAGGCGCTGATGCTGGTCGTGCGTCGTTCCGGCGAGGACGAAGCACCCGCTGCCCTGCATCTGGTCGGCGAGGAGCCGACACAGCCCGACATTTCCGAGCTCAAGGCACGCATCGCCGAGATGCGCACCATCATCGACACCGCCACCGACGGCGTCGTGCTGATCGGCTGCGACGGCACCATCCGCTCGATCAGCCGCCCGGCCGAAGCGCTGTTCGGCTTCGACAGCGACGAGGTGACCGGCAAGCCATTCGCCTCGCTGTTTGCCATCGAAAGCCAACGCGCGGCGCGCGACTATCTCACCGGCCTGTCCGAGCCCGGCGTGGCGAGCGTCATGAATGACGGCCGCGAGGTGATCGGACGCGAAGCGCAGGGGCGCTTTATCCCGCTGTTCATGACCATCGGCCGGCTGCCCAATGACAGCGGCTTCTGTGCCGTCGTGCGCGACATCACACAGTGGAAGCGAGCCGAGGAAGATCTCACCCAGGCGCGCGCGGTGGCTGAACGGGCTTCCTCGCAGAAAACCGATTTCCTCGCCCGCATCAGCCACGAGATCCGCACACCGCTCAACGCCATTATCGGCTTTTCCGAATTGATGGTCGACGAGAAGTTCGGGCCGGTCGCCAATGACCGCTACCGCGACTATCTGCGCGACATCAACCGCTCGGGCAACCATGTGCTCGATCTGGTCAACGACCTCTTGGACATCTCGAAGATCGAGGCCGGCCAGCAGGAGATGGCCTATGAGGCGGTGTCGCTCAACGACACGCTGGCCGAGACCGTGGCGATGATGCAGCCGCAAGCCAACCGCGAACGCGTCATCATCCGTTCCAGCTTCGCCTCGCGGCTGCCGGAGGTAGTGGCCGACCTGCGCTCCGTGCGCCAGATCGCGCTCAACATCCTATCGAACGCCATCCGCTACACCCAGGCCGGCGGCCAGGTGATCGTCTCGACCGCCTATGAGACTTCAGGTGATGTCGTCATGCGGGTGCGCGACACCGGCATCGGCATGAGCCAGGCCGAGATCGAACAGGCGCTGAAGCCGTTCAAGCAGATCAACGCCTTGAAGCGCGGACGCGGCGACGGCACCGGCCTTGGCCTGCCGCTGACCAAAGCGATGGTGGAAGCAAACCGCGCCCGCTTCACCATCAATTCGACGCCTGGTGAAGGCACGCTGGTGGAGGTCGCGTTTCCGTCGACCCGCGTGCTCGCGGAATAG
- a CDS encoding GMC family oxidoreductase, translating into MLAARLSEEPDRRVLLIEAGEEATDPDIWNPAAWPALQGRSYDWDYRTEPQAGTAGRVHHWARGRLIGGSSCLHAMGYMRGHPSDFQAWVDATGDRRWSWDELLPVFQAIENHPLGGDGVYGKGGPLPIHLPADEVSPVARAFIEAGASLGLPRLEGHNSGEMIGVTPNSLNIRDGRRVTVADAWLTGAVRDCKNLTILTGSRVRRLNLSGNQIRSLEVVGRQGSVEIFADQIVLCAGALESPALLMRSGIGPHDVLAAAGVGCLIDMPEIGQNLQDHLLGAGNLYAACKPVPPSRLQHSESMAYMRADSFTAGGRPEIVVGCGVAPIVSECFQAPAAGTAYSLLFGITHPTSRGSMRISGPELSDRLIIDPAYLQTGRDRDLFRQALKAARTIGHRDELAGWRERELLPGSLNSAAEIDDFIARSVITHHHPCGTCRMGKDEHAVVDANLRFKALDNLFVVDASIMPNLTSGPIHAAVLAIAESFARRH; encoded by the coding sequence TTGCTTGCCGCGCGACTGAGTGAAGAGCCGGACAGGCGCGTTCTGCTGATCGAGGCCGGCGAAGAGGCGACAGACCCCGACATCTGGAACCCCGCTGCCTGGCCGGCGCTCCAGGGCCGTAGCTACGATTGGGATTATCGCACCGAGCCGCAAGCCGGCACCGCGGGCCGGGTGCATCATTGGGCGCGCGGGCGGCTGATCGGCGGCTCGAGTTGCCTGCACGCAATGGGCTACATGCGCGGTCATCCTTCCGACTTCCAGGCCTGGGTCGACGCGACCGGGGATCGCCGCTGGAGCTGGGATGAACTGCTGCCTGTTTTCCAGGCCATCGAAAACCACCCGCTTGGCGGCGACGGCGTTTACGGCAAAGGGGGGCCGTTGCCGATCCATTTGCCGGCGGACGAAGTCAGTCCGGTTGCTCGTGCCTTCATCGAGGCAGGCGCATCGCTGGGTCTGCCTCGCCTTGAGGGCCACAACAGCGGAGAGATGATCGGCGTCACCCCGAACTCCTTGAACATTCGCGACGGGCGGCGGGTCACTGTGGCGGACGCCTGGCTCACCGGGGCAGTTCGAGACTGCAAAAACCTGACCATCCTTACCGGATCCCGGGTGCGGCGGCTCAACCTCAGCGGCAATCAGATCCGCAGCCTCGAGGTCGTGGGGCGACAGGGTTCGGTCGAAATCTTTGCGGACCAAATTGTCCTTTGTGCCGGAGCATTGGAAAGTCCGGCTTTGCTGATGCGTTCGGGAATTGGTCCGCACGATGTGCTCGCTGCCGCGGGCGTTGGCTGCCTGATCGATATGCCTGAAATCGGTCAAAACCTTCAGGACCACCTGCTTGGCGCCGGCAACCTTTATGCGGCCTGCAAGCCGGTGCCGCCATCGCGCCTCCAACATTCGGAGTCGATGGCCTATATGCGCGCTGACAGCTTCACCGCTGGCGGGCGGCCTGAGATCGTCGTTGGTTGCGGCGTCGCGCCGATCGTGTCCGAATGCTTCCAGGCGCCCGCCGCCGGCACGGCCTACTCGCTGCTGTTCGGCATCACCCATCCGACGAGCCGCGGCAGCATGCGCATAAGCGGGCCTGAGCTCAGCGATCGATTGATCATCGACCCGGCTTACCTGCAAACCGGTCGGGACCGCGACCTGTTTCGCCAAGCGCTCAAGGCCGCACGGACAATCGGGCACAGAGATGAGCTCGCCGGCTGGCGAGAGCGCGAACTTCTGCCAGGCAGCCTGAACAGTGCGGCCGAGATCGACGACTTCATCGCGCGGTCGGTGATCACACACCATCATCCCTGCGGGACTTGCAGGATGGGCAAGGACGAACACGCCGTCGTCGATGCAAATCTACGGTTCAAGGCGCTCGACAATCTTTTCGTCGTGGACGCGTCGATCATGCCCAACCTCACCTCAGGACCGATTCATGCCGCGGTCCTCGCCATCGCCGAGAGTTTCGCTCGACGGCACTAA
- a CDS encoding bile acid:sodium symporter family protein has protein sequence MRRFLPDTFLILLLCTVGLASVAPATGAFAGWFAIATNLAVALLFFLHGARLSRDVVVAGLMHWRLHLVILLTTFGLFPLLGLVLGYLPASILPKPLYLGILFLCVLPSTVQSSIAFTSMAGGNVPAAICSASASNILGMFLTPLLVGLLFSMGGHGGFSWDAVSQILLQLLLPFALGQLLEPRIGNWIRSRKTLLMPVDRGSILMVVYLAFSTAVAEGLWHMFTLRDIAVVVVADMVLLGLVLLCTTYGSRLLGFNKADQITITFCGSKKSLASGVPMANVIFAGQGVGAIVLPLMLFHQIQLMVCAMIAQKYASAAHRSAAPQAAPTASVA, from the coding sequence ATGCGCCGCTTTTTACCAGACACCTTTCTGATCCTGCTGTTGTGCACCGTCGGGCTTGCGTCGGTCGCGCCGGCAACCGGGGCGTTTGCGGGATGGTTCGCGATCGCGACCAATCTTGCGGTGGCGCTTCTGTTCTTCCTGCATGGTGCGAGGCTCTCGCGCGATGTTGTTGTTGCCGGCCTGATGCATTGGCGCCTGCACCTGGTGATCCTTCTGACGACTTTTGGCCTGTTCCCGCTGCTGGGTTTGGTGCTTGGCTATCTGCCTGCTTCGATCCTGCCCAAGCCGCTCTACCTCGGCATTCTGTTTCTCTGCGTCCTGCCGTCGACGGTCCAATCCTCAATCGCGTTCACCTCGATGGCCGGTGGCAATGTTCCCGCGGCCATCTGCTCGGCCTCTGCCTCCAACATCTTAGGCATGTTCCTGACACCCTTGCTCGTCGGGTTGCTCTTCTCCATGGGTGGGCATGGCGGATTTTCGTGGGATGCGGTGAGCCAGATCCTGCTGCAATTGCTCCTGCCCTTTGCACTCGGACAATTGCTGGAACCCCGGATCGGCAACTGGATACGCTCTCGCAAGACACTGCTGATGCCTGTCGATCGCGGCTCGATCCTGATGGTCGTCTATCTGGCCTTCAGCACGGCGGTCGCCGAAGGGCTGTGGCACATGTTCACGCTGCGCGACATCGCCGTGGTCGTGGTTGCCGACATGGTGCTGCTCGGCTTGGTGCTTCTGTGCACGACCTATGGCAGCCGGCTTCTCGGCTTCAACAAGGCCGACCAGATCACGATCACCTTCTGCGGCTCGAAAAAGAGCCTGGCAAGCGGCGTGCCGATGGCCAACGTCATCTTTGCCGGCCAGGGTGTCGGCGCGATCGTTCTGCCGCTGATGCTCTTCCACCAGATACAGCTCATGGTCTGCGCCATGATCGCCCAGAAATATGCCAGTGCGGCGCACCGGTCCGCCGCGCCGCAAGCAGCGCCGACGGCCTCGGTGGCTTAG